In Thermococcus gorgonarius, the genomic window CTTCAGCTCATCCACTTCCCATATCACTCTGGAACCCTCAATCCGGACTTTACCCCTCTTCGCCCTGACCTCGACGGCGTTCATGCCCCTCTCCCACCTGAAGTTCAGGAGCGGCCTCATCCTCGGCGCTTTCAGCTTGACGAAATAGTACCTGTCAAGTTCTTCCTCCACAACGTGGGGTCTAGCAAGGGCCAGATAAGAACTGCCTGCCAAGCCCATAAGAGAGAGTACAACCACGAGAATCGTCTTTAAATCTGGCAGTTGGGATTTTTCACCGCCTCCTCCAGGGAGAGTTGAAGTTGAAGTGGTGTTTTTTCCGGGACTTGTCGAAGTTTTTCCGAGGGTTGAGAGGTCAATTATCCTGCTGTACTTCAGGTAGCCCTTGGCCTCAGCGGTCAGGACGAACTTCTTGGAGCCCAGCTTATCGAGTGGGATGAAGATTTTGCCGTCATCATTGGTTCTGAAGGAAAGTGTCCCGTTGGAGAATGTTTCAATAACAACGGTGACGTTTGGAAGGGGGCTTCCGCTGGAATTGATGACCGTTAGGACGAGGACATCCGCGCTTACTTCGTGGACCACCAGCAGTTTATCCACCTTAACCGAAACCTTTTCAGTGCAGTGATTGAGATATAGCTCGGCTTCGTAAACGCCCGTTTGGTTGACTCTAAAGGCAGCCAGGCCATTTTCATCAGTGAACAGCGTCTGGCCAAGAAGATTGATCCGGATCCCCGAAACCGGGCTTCCGTTCTCATCGGTCACCCTGATCCAGACACTCCCGTTCTCGTACCAGGCCCGGTAGGAGTAGGAGCATTTAACATCGACGAGCTTTGTAACGATCACCCCATCCAGGTTTAATCTGACCAGATAAACTCCCTGCCTGGGAGGAACAAAAACCGCCTCACCGTTTTCATCGGTGTAGAGCGTTGTCCCGTTGATCCAGATTTCAATGTCTTTGGCTGGCCTTCCGTCAGCGAAAGAGACCTTAACGAGGATCACCCCTCCCTTAAATTCCGCCGAGTAGCTGTACTTCCTGGCCATGACCTTGAAGCTTTTCTCCAGTCTCTGGGAAACGTTTGAGAGATCCGCGAGTATAACCAGAGTATAATTCCCCGCGTCAAGGCTCGGTATCCTTATCATCTCGCTCCACTTCATTCCCGGATCAATGGAAACTGTGAAGTTCCAGGAGCTTACCACGGACTCGTTTCCGTTGAGAACAAAAACCCTGACTGTGCCTTGGATGGGCACGTTGGACTTCGAGATCACCTGGATGTGGGAGATTATATCCCAGCCAGCAGTGTAGAATCCACCGATATCTGAGCTTAGGGAGTAACGGATGAGCTTTTCAACCCTTACAGCAACACTGCGCTCAAGGGTGAAGTTTCCAAACTTCCCCTCGATCTTGACCGGGTACTCCCCCGGAGGTAAAAGGGGAACCTTCACCCTGAGATGTACTATAGTGCTCTCCGAGGGGCCCAGGGATAGCGTTTCATTGGCCGTTAAAGCCACATCCCCCGCTTTCCATACAAGGCTTACGGTCAAGCCAGAGAGGCTCTCGTTAAGGAGGTTGGTGACGTTGACCGGAACATCAAGTTCCTCGCCGGGGAAAGCATCAAAAACACCGATAACAGGGGCCATGCTGAAGGGGGGAGACTCTTCAGCAAATCCGGGAGAACTAAAGAATGCCCCTATGAGAACAACGATCATCAGGATCCTAGTCACTTTCATCCTTCAACACCTCCAGCAGGTTTCTCTGGACTCCCAGAAGTTCTTCAAGAGTCATTCCGCTGTTTGAGTACGTTATCTTGTAGTTTTTTCCAGATTTTACCAGATTGTCCAAGTCAAAAAAGCGCCACCCTCGATTTATGAACTTAACGGCCAGGACGGCCTTTCCGCCGAATCTTTTGGAGAACTCGGCAAGTTTTCTGACGTCTTCATCACCGAGGTAAACCCTGTCGGAGTGGGTACTCTTAACCTCGATGCAGAGGTAGAGCTTTCCGTTGCCCGCAATCACGTCAACCTTTTTGCTTCCTGCCGACCTAACGACTGCGAAGCCCTTCTCCTCAAGGGCTTTTATCAGCTCCCTTTCAGCGCTCGCTCCCCTGTGGTACCTCATAGTCCCAACCCCTCGTAACTTTGCAGGCCTGTATTTATCTTTTCCTGTCGTTCACGGTGGCCGAAGCATCAGAGTTCGTCGGGTTAACTTTTATAAAAGGGCCCTTCAACTTTAAATTGGTGATGATGAATGGCGATATACTCTCTAGGCGATAAAAAGCCGAAGATACACGAGACCGCTTACATTGACGAGAGTGCATCTGTTATAGGGGACGTTGTTCTTGAAGAGAACACGAGCGTTTGGCCCTCCGCGGTTCTAAGGGGAGACATCGAGCAGATATACATCGGTTGCTGCTCCAACGTCCAGGATAACGTGAGCATACACACCTCCCACGGCCTTCCGACAAAGATTGGCAAGTACGTGACGATAGGCCACAACGCCGTTGTCCACGGAGCGACCATCGGCGACTACACCATCATCGGCATGGGCGCGATAATCCTCGACGGGGCAAAGATTGGAAAACACGTCATCATAGGAGCGGGAGCGCTCGTCCCGCCGGGCAAGGAGATACCAGACTACAGCCTCGTCGTCGGCGTTCCTGGAAAGGTAGTCAGGCAGCTGAGCGAGGAGGAAATCGAGTGGACGAAGAAGAACGCCGAAATCTATATGGAGCTGGCCAAGCTGCACCGGGAAAAGAGAACGAAACTAGAGTGATCCCAATGCTCTACAGGTTAATATCCAAGGTTCCTCCCATTATTTTTAAGCCTGTCTATGACCTTTACGAGTCCTACCTACTTGAGAAGGTCAAATCTGGTGAGATCCCGAAGCACGTGGCCATAATTATGGACGGAAACAGGAGATGGGCCAGAAAGCTGGAGAAGCCCCCCTGGTACGGCCACCTGTTTGGTTCAAACAAACTGGAAGAGATACTGGAGTGGTGCAGAGAACTGGGCATAAGAACGCTGACAGCCTACGCCTTCTCCACAGAGAACTTCAAACGCTCCCCGGAAGAGGTTAACGCCCTCATGAACCTCTTCGAGCAGAAGTTTAAGGAGCTTATCAAAGACGAGAGGGTACACAGGTACGGTATCAGAGTCAACGTGATAGGCAGAAAAGAGCTCCTACCGGAGAACGTGAGAAAAGCAGCAGAAGAAGCAGAGAGAGTTACCAAAAAATACAACAATTACACTCTCAACCTGGCAATAGCCTACGGGGGAAGGAGCGAGATAACCGATGCGGTGAGGGAGATCGTTCGAGACGCACTTGAGGGGAAACTAAGCCCTGACGAGATAGACGAAGACCTGATAAAGCGCTACCTCTACCATCCCAACATGCCAGATCCCGACATCGTGATCCGAACCGGGGGAGAAGTGAGGATAAGCAACTTCCTCCTGTACCAGATAGCCTACAGTGAGCTCTTCTTCGTCGACGTCTACTTCCCCGAGTTCAGGAAGATAGATTTCCTGAGGATAATAAGGGAGTACCAGAAGAGGCAGAGAAGGTTTGGGAGATAAACAACCCCCGGTGATCTCATGAATAGAATAAAAGTTCTGGCGATTGTCTCCGCATTTTTAATAATCATATCAACGGGAATAGTGTGGCTGATCACGGCTGACATCAATATCACGCTGGCCGTGTTAACGTTGGCTTCAACGATAGCCACGGTGATGATGGCAGTCACGATATACGAACTCGACATAGCCATCAAAGAGCTCAACTTTGAAACAGTCTCAAAAACCTACGAGATGATGGATGAGAAACTGAAGAAACAGCTAGGAGAAATAAAATCCTGGAAACTAAAAAAACTTTCCGTCGAGGAGTTCCTGAGAGATTCAGAGAAAACGAAAACCGTGAGAGAAGCCAGTAAAACACTCAACAGGATTGGATACTTTGTCTACAGGGAGTTCATTGGAGATTGGTTCATCCAAGAACAGTACGCCGGGTTAGTACTCGATTCCTTCCTGGCCATGAAGGAGTACCTCAAGGCACTCCGTGATTCAGCTGAGTGTGAAAAAGACGGCCTCGGTAATAATGAAAAAGAGGCCTGTAAAAAAGGCCCCTGGTTCATGCGTCGTTTTTATCTTCTCCTCGTCGTAATCAGCTACGCTTACCTATGCGAGAGGTTTCCACAGCAATGTGAGGCACTCTTTAGAGGATACGGACTCGAACCAGACAACCCAGTCCCAAGTGAGTGGCTTGAAAAAGATGTAAAGAAGTGGCTCAAAAGAAAAGGGTACGGAAAGTACTTATGATTTCTCCACTCCCCTCCTCACCTTCACAGCTAAACCACTCTGGAAGACCTTAAGCTCCTCGCCGTTAAGGAGCGTCTGGCCCGTTGCTAAGAGCTCATCCTTCTCGTTCACAACCAAAACCTCGTCGTAGGGCCTTATCTCCGGGTCGGCATCTACCACGAACTTGGCGAAGACGTTCTTTCCCTTCCTCGCGAAGGGTTCGGCATCCTCATTGACCACGACGCGCATCCGTGGAAATGGCAGGAGTTCACGAAGCCTTCTCGCCCCTTCTATTCCGAGCGTTAATAGGCCATCCTCGGCCCTGAAGGTGGCGAGGTGCTTCCCCTTCGCCTTAACCTGCCTTGGCATGCCAGTTTTCCTCGAGAGCTCGACAAAGGCGTCTTTGAAGGCCTCACCAGCCCCCTCACCGAACTGGTATTCCGCAACGGCCATTACGTACTTTTTAGCCTCATCCTTCCGCGGCTTTTCTATCGTAAAGTCCTCCTCGCCCTCGCTCTGGGCGAAGGGGTAGCTCAGGCTCAGGTACTTAGGCACTTCATCGAATATCGGGTGCTCTACCGTCTCAGGGAACTTACCCTTAACGCGCTCCGCCCTCTCCTTAGCTCTCACCGCCGTCGGCCACCTCAGGGATTCCTCGCTCACCTTGAAGAAAGCGGAAGCCTTTGTTACCGGCTCGTTCTTCTCAAGGTAGTCCCTGTACTCAAGCAAGCGCTTGTAAGCAGCGAAGAGCTTCGGATGACTCCTCGCCCTCTCGTCCACCAGCTCCCAGAGGGTTCCCTCCTTTATGGCCTGCTTTACTCTGTTGAGCTCCTCTCTTATGACCCAGAGGTTGTGAATTGCGAGCAGTCTCGTTCTCTCTTCCTTCGGCATCTCCCTGAGCTCCTGGGGAGTGTAGCGCGAACAGACTGGACAGGAGCAGGGGAAGTACTCAAGCTCGTCCAAGCGTTTCGTTCCCTCTGGCGTTAGATAGCGGTCGTCTTTGGCATACAGGGCGTAGCTGGCAGAATCGAAGAGGTCTACTCCCATTGCCACCGCCAGCGCAAAAATCATGGGGTGACCAGCACCAAAGAGGTGAACGGGTCTGTCCGGCCTGAGACCCCGCTTTGAAGCGATTACGACGTCAACCAAGTCGCGGTAGCGGTAGCTCTCCATCAGCGGGACGACGGCACCGATGGGGTGAATTTCGAAGTTCATCTCGCTCAGCTTCTTTGCCGCGTAGGTTCTAAGGTCCGGGTAGGTAGAACCCTGCACCGCCGCGTTCATTGCTATTTTCTTTATCTCCTCCGCCTCCTTTGCCCTTTCCAGCGTTATCCTAAGGTCTTCCTCTGCCTTTTCCCTCGAGGCGCCTGGCGGAGTAGGTATGTCGAGAAAAGTCCCTACATCAACGCCTATGTCGTGCTGGAACTGGACTATCTCGCGGTTGGTGACCTCAACATCACCGTAGCGCATAAGCTGGAAAGAGCCGGAATCAACCTCGATTATTCCGTCGTAGTCGAGCAGCTTATGGATTCCAACCTCAAGGGCTCTCTCCCTCAGCTCGGGCGTCTTGTAAATTATGTAGGAGTTCGTGATGATCATACCAAAGCCCATTTCCTTAAGCTCTTTCGGCGTCACGATGAGCTGTTTCGGGTTGATGACCGGCATTATGGCCGGCGTCTCTATCGTCTTCCCGTTAACGGTCAGCTTTCCAATTCTTCCAGCCGCGTCTCTCGCCCGGATCTCGAACCTGAAGTCGGTCATTTTTCTCACCTCCAGGGGAGTTGGCACCTTTTGTTTAAAAAGCTTCAAAGGCTGGAAAAGAGCCTTATCAGGGCAAAAGCCAGAAGGCCAGCTCCTAGGGGAGCCGTTACCCAACCTCTCAGGATCCCCTCTAGGGCCTTTTTGTTAACCGGTTCTCCCTTGTAAACGCTCACCCCAGATATAGCCCCAACAATGGCCTGGCCCGAACTCACAGGTATTCCAAAGAAATTGGCCATTGTAACTGCTAGTGAGGCGCCCATCTGGGCGGAAAAGCCCGAAGTTGGATCCAGTGGTGCCAGATCCTTACCGACGGTCATCATGACCTTATAGCTAAAAGTCAACGTCCCCAGTCCCAGGGAAAGAGCCAAAAAGACCCTGCTGGAAAACCCTCCGTCTATAAGGCCAATAACGTTGGCAAGCTCGTTCGTTCCGAGGTTGAAGGAGGCGTAAGCCGCCGCTGTAAACGCCAGCCACTTTTGCGTCAGTTCCAGCACTCCCAGATGCTTTATTCTGTTGAGAACTCTTTTGTAGGCGATGTATATTGCAATTGAAAACGCCCCCGCCAGTACAGGTGATACAACCCAGGTCAGAGTTATTTTACCAGTTACTCCCCAGTTTACGGGGAGCCCTGACGCCAGGGAAGCCCCAACGAGGGCTCCTATTATGGCCTGGGTCGTTGATATGGGATTGCCCCACAGGCTGGCAAGGGTTACGGCAGAGGCGGCGCTGAAGAGAACGAGCCCAATCCTAGACCAGCCCATGCCACTGGCTAACCCGGCCACCGTGTTTGAAACGCTGGAACTGCCGATAAGGGCTCCTACGGTAACAAAGGCCCAGATCAGCAGGACTGCCCTTTTAAATCCGATTATTCCCGAACCAACGGCTGTTCCAACTGCCTTTGCACTGTCGTTGGCCCCTATCGCCCAGGCCATGAAGGCAGCTGTCAATAACACGAGCATAAGCTATCACTATAGTTCACTTGTCAATAAATAATCTATATAGTCTCAGTCCACATTGTTCAGCTCAAGTTTGTTTAAAAAGATTGCGGCCCCAACATTGGTTGAGTTCAGCACGAGTTGTTGAGCAATTAAAGAAGAAACAGAAACCGGCAAAATGAACAATAAAAGGACATAATCATCTGCCCAGTTCCTTGTGGGCCTTGGCTAGGTGCTTCGCCGCTATCGCCGCGAGGAGCGAGAGTTCCCCAGCGAGGACCGCACCTGCGACTATCTCGGCGAATTTTTTGGCGTTTGTTCCAGGCGGGTCCCCTCCGCCGGCGACGCCCATAATGCTCAAAGCCTCCCTCTGCGTTGGGACTCTCGTTCCACCGCCCACGGTTCCTATCTCAAGGCTCGGCATGGTTACGCTTATGTAGAGGTCCCCCTCTGGAGTAACTTCCGCCAAAGTTATACCGTGCGAGCCCTCGGTTATCTGGGCCTCGTCCTGGCCCGTAGCTAAGAAAATGGCCCCAACTATGTTGCCGAAGTGGGCGTTGAAGCCGTAGGAACCGGCCTGGGCCGAGCCGACGAGGTTTTTGCGATAGTTGACTTCGGCTATGAGCTCCGGCGTTGTCTTGAGCTTCCTCTCAACTATCTCCCTCGGTACTATCGCCTCGGCTATGACGGTCTTGCCCCTTCCAAGGATGAAGTTGGCTGCGTTCGGTTTCTTGTCCACGCAGAGGTTGCCCGAGAGGGCAAGGTACTTCACGTCCGGAAACTCTTCCTCTATGACCTTCATTATCTCCTCGCTCGCTATCGTCACCATGTTCATGCCCATTGCATCGCCCGTTTCGAATTCAAAGCGGAGGTAGAGGTTGTTGCCGACTATGAAGGGTTTAACGCCGCGGAGCTTTCCGTGCCTGGTAACCTTGCTTACCGCCTTCTCCTGGAGGTAGTCGAGGTTGTTCTTAACCCACTCCGCTACTTCCCTTGCCCTTCTTGCGTCTGGGCACTTGAGTAAAGGAGCGCGAGTCATTTTGTCATCTATGAGCGTCGTCTTAACCCCACCGGCTTCAGTTAAAGCGGAACAGCCGCGGTTTACACTGGCGACGAGCGCTCCTTCAGTTGTGGCAAGTGGGATGTAGAACTCTCCCTTCGCGTATTCACCATTAATTTTAAGCGGTCCGGCGACGCCCATTGGTATCTGAACGACACCGATCATGTTTTCGATGTTCTTACCTATGAGCTGGTTTGGATCTAGGGAGTAGTGTCCGATGTTGTCAAGCTTCACCCCAAGCTTCTTCTCGAGGGCTTTTCTCCTTATTTCAGTGGCGAGCTTCTTGTCGCCGTTGGTGTACTTCTCAACCTGGTGCAGTTTTATTTCGCCATTTGCAACTTTCTCAACAAGCTCTTCAAACTCCATTACAACACCCCCAGAAGTGATCATCCGAAGATCCAGCTTTCGAGAACTTCTCCGGCTTCGGCAAAAGCCAAAGCGGCGTCACTTTTCGGTTTGTACGCGAGAACTGGAATTCCGACGTTAATTGACTCTGGAACGGCCTCGTCAAAGGGAATCCAGCTCAAAACAGGAACCCCCAGCTCGTTTTCGATGATGTCGATTATCTTGTCGACAAAGTCAGCACTTTCCCTAACTTTGTTTAGTACCACACCGATTTTAAGGCCATACTCCTCGCCGAGGGCCTTTAGTTTGTTCACTTCGTTCTCAACCATGACTTCAAAGGAATATATCGGAGACCTCTCGATTTCAACCACTATTATCTGATAATCAGCAACCTCAAAAGTTGGAAGGGTATCAAACGGGACCCCTGTTGGAGAATCAACGAAGACAACACCGAACTTGTACTTTATTTCCTCAACAAGATCCCTGAGTCTTTGAGGAGAAATGCCAACTACATCCTTAAGGTTAGTACTCCCGGGCATTACGTAAACACCAGTTTCCTGGTGCCTGTATATAGCCCATTCCGGATTCAGACTTGGGTCTCTAAGAATTGAATGAACAGTGTACTTAACGTTGTCCATCCCAAAATGGAAGCCGAGATTGGGCAGATAGAGATCACCATCAATTGCCAGAACACGATACTCCCTTTGAGCCAGGTATGTGCTTAGATTGGCGGTTGTGGTCGTCTTCCCTGCCCCGCCTCTCCCGGTCATGACTATTACTGCCATCTGCTCCCCTCCACCCCTTAGGTTTTTGAAATTCGTTTTTATTAACTTTTCCTCTGCCTTACCCAACTCAATGCAAAAACTGTCCGGGAACAGATAGAAAAAAGAGAATAAAACTTAAAAAATTCATCCAACAACCTCGGCAAAGGCAAAACGCTCTTTCACGTTCTTTATCTCAATCTCCACCTCGTCCCCAACGTTGGTTTTGGGAACGAATATCACAAAGCCTTTAATCCTGGCGATGCCATCTCCTCCCCTGCCGAGGGATTCAATCCGAACCCTGTAGTGCTCCCCCCTCTTAACAGGGGGCTTCCTGCTTTGGAATCCACTCCTCTCCAACTTAGACACCACCCAAGCGATGTCTCTTAAGATAGAGAAAGAAGGGTATTTAACGTCTATGTCAGACTAATGAATGAGAAAAGGCAGAAATAGACGAAATTCAAACTTAATTTTAATTGAAAGTTCGAATCTCGATAAAATCTTAAGGGCGATGTCCAACAGAGTTCAACCGTAAAAAAGTTTATATCCACGACAAATCTATGCATCAGTGTAGGAGATGATAGCCATGACCGAAAAGATGCAGGCCATTATGAAGACGAAGCCGGCTTACGGAGCCGAGCTCGTCGAGGTTGACGTTCCAAAGCCAGGTCCGGGCGAGGTTCTCATAAAGGTTCTCGCAACAAGCATCTGTGGAACCGACTTGCACATCTACGAGTGGAACGAGTGGGCGCAGAGCAGAATCAAACCGCCCCAGATAATGGGCCATGAAGTGGCCGGGGAGGTCGTTGAAGTCGGTCCCGGCGTTGAAGACCTTCAGGAGGGCGACTACATCAGCGTTGAAACCCACATCGTCTGCGGCAAGTGCTACGCTTGCAAGCACAACCGCTACCACGTCTGCCAGAACACGAAGATATTCGGCGTTGACATGGATGGTGTTTTTGCCCACTATGCCATAGTTCCGGCCAAAAACGCCTGGAAGAACCCAAAGGACATGCCGCCGGAATACGCAACCCTTCAGGAACCCCTCGGAAACGCCGTTGATACAGTTTTAGCCGGCCCAATAGCGGGGAGGAGCACGCTCATCACCGGAGCGGGCCCGCTCGGACTCCTCGGAATAGCGGTTGCAAAAGCTTCGGGAGCTTACCCCGTCATCGTGAGCGAGCCGAGCGACTTCAGGAGGAAGCTGGCCAAGAAGGTCGGCGCCGACTACGTCATCAACCCCTTCGAGGAGGACCCCGTTGAGGTGGTCATGAGCATAACCGATGGTGCAGGCGTTGAGGTCTTCCTCGAGTTCAGTGGCGCTCCCAAAGCCCTTGAACAGGGCCTCAAGGCAGTAACTTCTGGCGGAAGGGTCTCCCTGCTCGGCCTCTTCCCGAGGGAAGTGACGATAGACTTCAACAACCTCATCATCTTCAAGGCCCTTGAAGTCCACGGCATCACCGGAAGGCACCTCTGGGAGACCTGGTATACTGTCTCAAGCCTCATACAGAGCGGAAAGCTCAACCTCGACCCGATAATCACCCACAAGTACAAGGGCTTCGACAAGTTTGAGGAAGCCTTCGAGCTCATGCGCGCTGGCAAGACCGGAAAGGTCGTCTTCTTCCCGCACAAGGGTTGAAGTCTTCCTTTACCTCGCAACCTTTTTTAGCATGAAGAACGAATAAGCTAAGCGGTGAGAACATGGCAGAGAGCATTCACGTGCTCATCAGTCGCATCGAGAGGATAGAGAAAGAACTCGAAGACCTAAAACAAGAGCTCCTCAAACTCAAGGCGGAAAAAGAGGAAGCCGAAATTATTCCAGAAGAAGAGTATCAGGAACTGAAACGAAAAGCCGAACACCTCAAAAACAACCCCTCGGAAGGACTAACCGCAGATGAGGCCATTCGAGAACTCATGGGTTAGGTGGGGAGATTGTACACGGTCATCGTGGACAAGAGAGTCATCAAGAAGGCCAAGAAATATCTCAAGCCAGCCCAGCGACAAAAACTGGCCGAGTTCATTGAGACCCTTAAAACAAATCCCTATCCAAAGCCCCCATACGACTTGAAACCTGTAAGAGGGGAGAGAACGGAACAAACCAACACCTATCGCCTTAGAATTGGCGACTACAGGCTTTTCTATACCGTGTACTGGGACGAAAAAATTATCATCGTAACGACCTGAAACCACGGGAAACCGCGTACAAGAGGTAAAACAACACCTCCCATAGAATTTCACGAAAGACTTAATCACCGCAATTCTCTTAAGCTCCCTTACCCACCCACACCGGGAGGTGGCACTATGGAGCTTAGCTATCAGGAAAAACTCACGCTCATAAAACTTGGAGAGCTCAAGAAGGCTAAATTCGAGGAGCTGGTGGAGAAGACGGGCCTCGACCAGGTCGCCGTTATGCGCTCCGTCCTAGGTCTGCAGGCTAAGGGTCTGGCAAAGCTCCACGAGAGGAGCGAGAAGGTCGTTAGACTCACCGAGACCGGGAAGGAATACGCCAGAATCGGTCTTCCCGAGTGGAGAGCCCTGAAGGTTCTGAAGGAGAAGAAAAAGGTTACGCTCGACGACCTTTCGGAGGTTCTCAGCGAGGACGAACTCAAGCCCATCGTTGGCCTTCTCCGGAAGGAAGGCTGGGCAAACGTGAGGAAGGAAGAAGGAAAGTTAATCCTTGAGATTACTGAGAAAGGCCTTAACGCCGAGGAGAGGCCCATTGATAAAGCACTAAAACTTCTGGCCGAGAGGGGAAGCGTCCCAGTGAGGGATATTGAAAAGCTTATCCCGGCCAAAGAACTCAAGAGAAGGAAGATAGCCGAGGAAGAAAC contains:
- the hjc gene encoding Holliday junction resolvase Hjc → MRYHRGASAERELIKALEEKGFAVVRSAGSKKVDVIAGNGKLYLCIEVKSTHSDRVYLGDEDVRKLAEFSKRFGGKAVLAVKFINRGWRFFDLDNLVKSGKNYKITYSNSGMTLEELLGVQRNLLEVLKDESD
- a CDS encoding gamma carbonic anhydrase family protein; its protein translation is MAIYSLGDKKPKIHETAYIDESASVIGDVVLEENTSVWPSAVLRGDIEQIYIGCCSNVQDNVSIHTSHGLPTKIGKYVTIGHNAVVHGATIGDYTIIGMGAIILDGAKIGKHVIIGAGALVPPGKEIPDYSLVVGVPGKVVRQLSEEEIEWTKKNAEIYMELAKLHREKRTKLE
- the uppS gene encoding polyprenyl diphosphate synthase: MLYRLISKVPPIIFKPVYDLYESYLLEKVKSGEIPKHVAIIMDGNRRWARKLEKPPWYGHLFGSNKLEEILEWCRELGIRTLTAYAFSTENFKRSPEEVNALMNLFEQKFKELIKDERVHRYGIRVNVIGRKELLPENVRKAAEEAERVTKKYNNYTLNLAIAYGGRSEITDAVREIVRDALEGKLSPDEIDEDLIKRYLYHPNMPDPDIVIRTGGEVRISNFLLYQIAYSELFFVDVYFPEFRKIDFLRIIREYQKRQRRFGR
- the tgtA gene encoding tRNA guanosine(15) transglycosylase TgtA — encoded protein: MTDFRFEIRARDAAGRIGKLTVNGKTIETPAIMPVINPKQLIVTPKELKEMGFGMIITNSYIIYKTPELRERALEVGIHKLLDYDGIIEVDSGSFQLMRYGDVEVTNREIVQFQHDIGVDVGTFLDIPTPPGASREKAEEDLRITLERAKEAEEIKKIAMNAAVQGSTYPDLRTYAAKKLSEMNFEIHPIGAVVPLMESYRYRDLVDVVIASKRGLRPDRPVHLFGAGHPMIFALAVAMGVDLFDSASYALYAKDDRYLTPEGTKRLDELEYFPCSCPVCSRYTPQELREMPKEERTRLLAIHNLWVIREELNRVKQAIKEGTLWELVDERARSHPKLFAAYKRLLEYRDYLEKNEPVTKASAFFKVSEESLRWPTAVRAKERAERVKGKFPETVEHPIFDEVPKYLSLSYPFAQSEGEEDFTIEKPRKDEAKKYVMAVAEYQFGEGAGEAFKDAFVELSRKTGMPRQVKAKGKHLATFRAEDGLLTLGIEGARRLRELLPFPRMRVVVNEDAEPFARKGKNVFAKFVVDADPEIRPYDEVLVVNEKDELLATGQTLLNGEELKVFQSGLAVKVRRGVEKS
- a CDS encoding inorganic phosphate transporter, producing the protein MLVLLTAAFMAWAIGANDSAKAVGTAVGSGIIGFKRAVLLIWAFVTVGALIGSSSVSNTVAGLASGMGWSRIGLVLFSAASAVTLASLWGNPISTTQAIIGALVGASLASGLPVNWGVTGKITLTWVVSPVLAGAFSIAIYIAYKRVLNRIKHLGVLELTQKWLAFTAAAYASFNLGTNELANVIGLIDGGFSSRVFLALSLGLGTLTFSYKVMMTVGKDLAPLDPTSGFSAQMGASLAVTMANFFGIPVSSGQAIVGAISGVSVYKGEPVNKKALEGILRGWVTAPLGAGLLAFALIRLFSSL
- the hmgA gene encoding hydroxymethylglutaryl-CoA reductase (NADPH) codes for the protein MEFEELVEKVANGEIKLHQVEKYTNGDKKLATEIRRKALEKKLGVKLDNIGHYSLDPNQLIGKNIENMIGVVQIPMGVAGPLKINGEYAKGEFYIPLATTEGALVASVNRGCSALTEAGGVKTTLIDDKMTRAPLLKCPDARRAREVAEWVKNNLDYLQEKAVSKVTRHGKLRGVKPFIVGNNLYLRFEFETGDAMGMNMVTIASEEIMKVIEEEFPDVKYLALSGNLCVDKKPNAANFILGRGKTVIAEAIVPREIVERKLKTTPELIAEVNYRKNLVGSAQAGSYGFNAHFGNIVGAIFLATGQDEAQITEGSHGITLAEVTPEGDLYISVTMPSLEIGTVGGGTRVPTQREALSIMGVAGGGDPPGTNAKKFAEIVAGAVLAGELSLLAAIAAKHLAKAHKELGR
- a CDS encoding MinD/ParA family ATP-binding protein; the encoded protein is MAVIVMTGRGGAGKTTTTANLSTYLAQREYRVLAIDGDLYLPNLGFHFGMDNVKYTVHSILRDPSLNPEWAIYRHQETGVYVMPGSTNLKDVVGISPQRLRDLVEEIKYKFGVVFVDSPTGVPFDTLPTFEVADYQIIVVEIERSPIYSFEVMVENEVNKLKALGEEYGLKIGVVLNKVRESADFVDKIIDIIENELGVPVLSWIPFDEAVPESINVGIPVLAYKPKSDAALAFAEAGEVLESWIFG
- a CDS encoding TRAM domain-containing protein produces the protein MERSGFQSRKPPVKRGEHYRVRIESLGRGGDGIARIKGFVIFVPKTNVGDEVEIEIKNVKERFAFAEVVG
- the tdh gene encoding L-threonine 3-dehydrogenase encodes the protein MTEKMQAIMKTKPAYGAELVEVDVPKPGPGEVLIKVLATSICGTDLHIYEWNEWAQSRIKPPQIMGHEVAGEVVEVGPGVEDLQEGDYISVETHIVCGKCYACKHNRYHVCQNTKIFGVDMDGVFAHYAIVPAKNAWKNPKDMPPEYATLQEPLGNAVDTVLAGPIAGRSTLITGAGPLGLLGIAVAKASGAYPVIVSEPSDFRRKLAKKVGADYVINPFEEDPVEVVMSITDGAGVEVFLEFSGAPKALEQGLKAVTSGGRVSLLGLFPREVTIDFNNLIIFKALEVHGITGRHLWETWYTVSSLIQSGKLNLDPIITHKYKGFDKFEEAFELMRAGKTGKVVFFPHKG
- a CDS encoding type II toxin-antitoxin system RelE family toxin, with translation MYTVIVDKRVIKKAKKYLKPAQRQKLAEFIETLKTNPYPKPPYDLKPVRGERTEQTNTYRLRIGDYRLFYTVYWDEKIIIVTT